The following coding sequences are from one Reyranella humidisoli window:
- the xth gene encoding exodeoxyribonuclease III, giving the protein MKIATFNVNNVNRRLPNLLAWLKRAKPDIVCLQELKAADEAFPEAALRRAGYPAVWHGQKTWNGVAILGRKSAPVLIRKRLPGDRTDTQSRYIEAAVKGLVIGCLYAPNGNPQPGPKLTYKLDWMRRLQTHAKSLLKSGAPVVLAGDYNVVPTDFDIYSLRSWKNDALVQPAPRAAFRKLLAQGWTDSLRTLHPDAPMYTFWDYMRQRWERDAGLRLDHLLLSPDLVPRLKRGGVDREERGREGPSDHAPAWIELKK; this is encoded by the coding sequence ATGAAGATCGCCACCTTCAACGTCAACAACGTGAACCGACGGCTGCCCAACCTGCTCGCCTGGCTGAAGCGCGCAAAACCGGACATCGTGTGTCTTCAGGAGTTGAAGGCAGCCGACGAGGCGTTCCCAGAGGCCGCGCTGCGGCGCGCCGGCTATCCGGCGGTCTGGCACGGACAGAAAACGTGGAACGGCGTCGCCATTCTCGGCCGCAAATCGGCGCCCGTCCTCATCCGCAAGAGGCTACCCGGCGACCGCACGGATACGCAGAGTCGCTACATCGAAGCCGCGGTGAAGGGGTTGGTGATCGGCTGCCTCTATGCGCCCAACGGCAACCCGCAGCCGGGCCCGAAACTCACCTACAAGCTCGACTGGATGCGCCGCCTGCAGACCCACGCGAAATCACTGCTGAAGAGCGGCGCGCCGGTCGTGCTGGCAGGCGACTACAATGTCGTGCCGACCGACTTCGACATCTATTCGCTGCGCTCGTGGAAGAACGATGCGCTGGTCCAGCCGGCGCCGCGCGCGGCGTTCAGGAAGCTGCTGGCGCAGGGTTGGACCGACAGCCTGCGCACGCTCCATCCCGACGCGCCGATGTACACTTTCTGGGATTACATGCGGCAGCGCTGGGAGCGCGATGCGGGCCTGCGCCTCGACCATCTGCTGCTGAGCCCCGATCTCGTCCCGCGCCTGAAGCGCGGCGGCGTCGATCGCGAAGAACGCGGGCGCGAAGGCCCGAGCGACCATGCGCCCGCGTGGATCGAACTGAAGAAGTAA
- a CDS encoding Bug family tripartite tricarboxylate transporter substrate binding protein, with the protein MKRRSLLASAALLPLGLPVQAQDAYPSRPITMIVPFPPGGVADITGRPLAHVMSRILKQSVVVQNKGGAGGSVGTAQAARAAPDGYTLLMALSSISVLPVADVLQGRTPAYELDQFAPIALISADPTILVVREDGPFKSLKDLVEAAKAKPGTINYGSSGVYGTLHVAMEIFATAAGIKLFHIPYQGGGPAVAALLGGQIDALASGPSAAMAQIKAGKMRALAVWGDKRLASLPNVPSMKELGYDATFYIWSGLFAPVATPATIQAALRDAVRRTVEDPEFKEAMAKVETPIAYLDAPQFKVFLEKDAARLKIAVERIGKVPEK; encoded by the coding sequence ATGAAGCGCCGTTCCCTGCTGGCCAGTGCCGCACTTCTGCCGCTCGGCCTTCCCGTCCAGGCCCAGGACGCTTATCCGTCGCGGCCGATCACGATGATCGTGCCCTTCCCGCCCGGTGGCGTTGCCGACATCACCGGCCGGCCGCTGGCCCACGTGATGAGCCGGATCCTGAAGCAGTCGGTGGTCGTGCAGAACAAGGGGGGTGCCGGCGGCTCGGTGGGTACGGCCCAGGCAGCGCGCGCGGCGCCGGACGGATACACGCTGCTGATGGCGCTCTCGTCGATCTCGGTGCTGCCGGTGGCGGATGTCCTCCAGGGGCGAACGCCGGCCTACGAACTGGATCAGTTCGCTCCCATCGCCCTGATCAGCGCCGATCCGACGATCCTCGTGGTGCGCGAGGACGGTCCCTTCAAGTCCCTGAAGGACCTCGTCGAGGCCGCGAAGGCCAAGCCGGGCACGATCAACTACGGTTCATCCGGCGTCTACGGCACGTTGCATGTGGCGATGGAGATCTTCGCCACCGCAGCCGGGATCAAGCTGTTCCATATCCCCTACCAGGGCGGCGGCCCGGCCGTGGCGGCCCTGCTGGGCGGCCAGATCGATGCGCTGGCGTCCGGCCCGTCGGCGGCAATGGCACAGATCAAGGCCGGCAAGATGCGCGCGTTGGCCGTATGGGGGGACAAGCGCCTCGCGTCGTTGCCCAACGTCCCCAGCATGAAGGAGTTGGGCTACGACGCCACCTTCTACATCTGGTCGGGCTTGTTCGCCCCCGTGGCTACGCCGGCCACCATACAGGCCGCGCTGCGCGATGCGGTTCGGCGCACCGTCGAGGATCCGGAGTTCAAGGAGGCGATGGCCAAGGTGGAAACTCCGATCGCCTATCTGGATGCGCCCCAATTCAAGGTGTTCCTCGAAAAGGACGCAGCGCGCCTCAAGATCGCCGTGGAACGGATCGGCAAGGTGCCGGAGAAATAG
- a CDS encoding DoxX family protein, which yields MNFDALASAWAPRLLSILRIMTGLLFLQHGTAKLLKIPVIPMFANLSLTSLPGIAGILELVGGVLIILGLFTRSVAFVLSGLMAVAYFMAHAPRGFYPILNAGELAILFCFVFLYLAAAGPGPWSIDAARRK from the coding sequence ATGAACTTCGACGCTCTGGCCTCGGCGTGGGCTCCGCGCCTGCTCAGCATCCTGCGAATCATGACAGGACTGCTCTTTCTCCAGCACGGCACGGCAAAGCTGCTGAAAATCCCCGTCATCCCGATGTTCGCCAATCTCAGCCTCACATCGCTGCCGGGTATCGCCGGTATCCTGGAGCTGGTGGGCGGCGTGCTGATCATTCTCGGCCTGTTCACCCGCAGCGTCGCTTTCGTGCTGTCCGGGCTGATGGCGGTGGCCTACTTCATGGCCCACGCGCCGCGGGGCTTCTATCCCATCCTCAATGCCGGCGAACTGGCGATCCTCTTCTGCTTCGTCTTCCTTTACCTTGCCGCCGCGGGTCCAGGTCCCTGGAGCATCGACGCCGCGCGGCGGAAGTAG
- a CDS encoding Bug family tripartite tricarboxylate transporter substrate binding protein, translating to MSRMSMNRRRFAVLAGTTALAAPMIGSGAARGQARWKPEKPITIYNPFAAGGVTDVHMRLLAEAVGKILGQQIIIDIKPGAAGTLAPAMLLNAKPDGYTLAVMSINTLRYPHYQQTSWNPLTDFTYITGLSGYTMGIVVRSDSPWKTFQDMIAAGKKDPDKYNYGTSGVGGTGQLMMIEVEQATGAKFTHVPYKGGAEWMQALMSGEIQFIADAAQWAPFVDDGKCRILAFATEKRIPRYPDVPTMVELGVNVVGQSPYGLLGPKGMPPEIVNTLHEAFKQASAEPKVIEYLAKFIQVPWDKPPADFRAFAEKYYAEVKPLLIKAGLAKP from the coding sequence ATGTCCCGGATGTCGATGAACCGTCGCCGCTTTGCCGTTCTGGCCGGCACGACCGCGCTCGCCGCGCCGATGATCGGCTCGGGGGCCGCGCGCGGCCAGGCCCGCTGGAAGCCCGAGAAACCGATCACGATCTACAATCCCTTCGCCGCAGGCGGCGTCACCGACGTCCACATGCGCCTGCTCGCCGAGGCGGTGGGCAAGATCCTGGGCCAGCAGATCATCATCGACATCAAGCCCGGCGCTGCCGGCACGCTGGCGCCGGCGATGCTGCTCAACGCCAAGCCCGACGGCTACACGCTGGCGGTGATGAGCATCAATACGCTGCGCTATCCTCACTACCAGCAGACCAGCTGGAACCCGCTGACCGACTTCACCTACATCACCGGCCTGTCGGGCTACACGATGGGCATCGTCGTGCGCTCCGATTCTCCCTGGAAGACGTTCCAGGACATGATTGCCGCCGGCAAGAAGGACCCCGACAAGTACAATTACGGCACCTCGGGCGTGGGCGGCACGGGCCAGCTCATGATGATCGAGGTCGAGCAGGCCACCGGCGCGAAGTTCACCCACGTTCCCTATAAGGGCGGCGCGGAGTGGATGCAGGCGCTGATGAGCGGCGAGATCCAGTTTATCGCCGACGCCGCGCAGTGGGCGCCGTTCGTCGACGACGGCAAGTGCCGGATCCTGGCCTTCGCCACCGAGAAGCGCATCCCGCGCTACCCGGACGTACCGACCATGGTGGAACTCGGCGTCAACGTCGTGGGCCAGAGCCCCTATGGCCTGCTCGGTCCCAAGGGCATGCCGCCCGAGATCGTCAACACGCTCCACGAGGCTTTCAAGCAGGCCTCCGCCGAGCCGAAGGTGATCGAGTATCTCGCGAAGTTCATCCAGGTTCCGTGGGACAAGCCCCC